From Cydia fagiglandana chromosome 24, ilCydFagi1.1, whole genome shotgun sequence, a single genomic window includes:
- the LOC134676646 gene encoding histone H4: MTGRGKGGKGLGKGGAKRHRKVLRDNIQGITKPAIRRLARRGGVKRISGLIYEETRGVLKVFLENVIRDAVTYTEHAKRKTVTAMDVVYALKRQGRTLYGFGG; encoded by the coding sequence ATGACCGGTCGCGGTAAGGGAGGTAAAGGTCTGGGGAAAGGAGGAGCCAAGCGCCACAGGAAGGTGCTCCGTGATAACATCCAGGGTATCACCAAGCCCGCCATCCGTCGTCTCGCCCGCAGAGGTGGCGTCAAGCGTATCTCCGGTCTGATCTACGAGGAGACCCGCGGTGTTCTGAAGGTGTTCCTCGAGAACGTGATCCGTGACGCGGTCACCTACACCGAGCACGCCAAGAGGAAGACCGTCACCGCCATGGACGTCGTCTACGCTCTGAAGCGTCAGGGCCGCACCCTCTACGGTTTCGGTGGTTAA
- the LOC134676647 gene encoding histone H3 codes for MARTKQTARKSTGGKAPRKQLATKAARKSAPATGGVKKPHRYRPGTVALREIRRYQKSTELLIRKLPFQRLVREIAQDFKTDLRFQSSAVMALQEASEAYLVGLFEDTNLCAIHAKRVTIMPKDIQLARRIRGERA; via the coding sequence ATGGCCCGTACCAAGCAGACCGCTCGTAAATCCACCGGTGGTAAAGCGCCCCGTAAACAGCTCGCCACCAAGGCGGCCCGCAAGAGCGCGCCGGCCACCGGGGGCGTCAAGAAGCCCCATCGTTACAGGCCCGGCACCGTCGCCCTCCGTGAGATCCGTCGCTACCAGAAGAGCACTGAGCTTCTGATCCGCAAGCTGCCCTTCCAGCGTCTGGTGCGTGAGATCGCTCAGGATTTCAAGACCGACCTGCGCTTCCAGAGCTCTGCCGTTATGGCTCTCCAGGAGGCCAGCGAGGCTTACCTCGTCGGTCTCTTTGAGGACACCAACCTGTGCGCCATCCACGCCAAGCGTGTGACCATCATGCCCAAGGACATCCAGCTGGCTCGCAGGATCCGCGGTGAACGTGCTTAA